The Streptomyces sp. RKND-216 genomic sequence AGGAACTGCATGCTGAGCCCGCTGACGTCCGGTATCACCGGCACGTTCCCGCTGCGCACCAGGAGGTTCGGCAGCAGCGGTCCGGCGAACAGGCGGCGCTGCTCGGAGGCGGACTCCTGCTTGAAGAGGAACGCGGGCCGCATCCGCACCACGCGGATCCACGGGAACTTCTGCTCGTAGGCGTCCAGGTAGCGCTCCAGGTAGGCCTTCTCGCGGGTGTACGCGGCCTCGGGCCAGCCGTGCGTGGGCCACGACTCGTCCACCCGGCGCAGCGGATCGTGCGCGGGCCGCGGCGAGTACGCGCCCACGGACGAGGCGTACACCAGCCCGGACACACCGACCTCGGCGGCTGCGCGGAAGACGCGCATCGCGCCCAGGACGTTGGTGCGCCACGTCAGGGCGGGTCGGTGGGTCGGCTGGAAGAGCCAGGCGAGGTGGACCACGACGTCCGCGGAGCGGAACACCTCGGCCAGTTCCGGCTCGGCGTCCTCGCGGGTGATGTCGCAGCTCAGCCACCGTGTCCTGGGCGGGCTCCAGTTCGGGAGCCGGCGGGCGACGCCGATCACCTGCGCCACCCGCTCGTCCTCCGCTGCGGCGCGAACGATGCTGGTGCCCAGGTTGCCCGTCGCGCCGACGATGACGACCGTATGCCCCTCGCTGGGACGGGCTGGGACCGCGTTCATGAGGCGCTCTCCCTCGCTTTCCGTCTCGGTTCCACCCCCGGCCGGACACCGGTCAGCCCGCGGACGCGGGGGTGCGCTCCCTCCGGCGTTCGGCGTCGACCTTCTGGTGTATGCGTTCGCAGGTGCGGTGGATGAGCCGGGAGACGTGCATCTGGGAGATGCCCAGTTCCTCGGCGATGCGGCTCTGCGTCATGTCGCAGAAGAACCGCAGGTAGAGGATGCGGCGTTCGCG encodes the following:
- a CDS encoding NAD-dependent epimerase/dehydratase family protein; translated protein: MNAVPARPSEGHTVVIVGATGNLGTSIVRAAAEDERVAQVIGVARRLPNWSPPRTRWLSCDITREDAEPELAEVFRSADVVVHLAWLFQPTHRPALTWRTNVLGAMRVFRAAAEVGVSGLVYASSVGAYSPRPAHDPLRRVDESWPTHGWPEAAYTREKAYLERYLDAYEQKFPWIRVVRMRPAFLFKQESASEQRRLFAGPLLPNLLVRSGNVPVIPDVSGLSMQFLHTDDAAEAFLDAVTSTVRGPYNLASEPVIDAKVLARTLNGRIVRIPAGAVRTAIRAAWLTRLLPASPQLFDAALQLPLMDWGRAHEDFGWTPRRTSTEALQEFLLGLRTSSGMNTPPLTSRLPRGGRARELATRLAARP